The Oceanibaculum nanhaiense genome includes the window ACCCTCACCTACCGCGATGCCGGTGTCGATATCGATGCCGGGGACGCGCTGGTCGAGGCGATCAAGCCGCTGGCGAAATCCACGGCGCGGCGCGGCGCCGATGCGGCGCTGGGCGGCTTCGGTGCGGCCTTCGACCTGAAAGCCGCCGGCTTCACCGATCCGATCCTGATCGCCGCGACCGATGGCGTTGGCACCAAGTTGAAGGTCGCCATCGATAGCGGCCATCACGCGACGGTCGGCATCGATCTGGTCGCCATGTGCGTGAACGATCTTGTCGTGCAAGGCGCGGAGCCGCTGTTCTTCCTGGATTACTACGCCACCGGCAAGCTCGACCCGGCGGTTGCCCGCGATGTCGTCTTCGGTATCGCCGAGGGCTGCCGGCAGGCCGGCTGCGCGCTGATCGGCGGCGAGACGGCGGAAATGCCGGGCATGTACGGCAAGGGCGATTATGACCTGGCCGGATTCGCCGTGGGTGCGGTCGAGCGCGACCGGCTGCTGACCGGCGATGGTGCCGCCGAGGGCGATGTGCTGCTGGGTCTCGCATCCAGCGGCGTGCATTCAAACGGCTATTCGCTGGTGCGCCGCGTGGTCGCCGATCTGGGCGTCGATTATGAATTCCCCGCCCCCTTCGACATGGAGCAGACGCTGGGGGCCGCCCTGCTGGCGCCGACGCGCATCTATGTGAAATCCTGCCTCGCCGCTATCTCTGCGGGCGGTAAGGACGGCGTCAAGGCGCTGGCGCACATCACCGGCGGCGGCCTCGTCGAGAATCTGCCGCGCGTCTTCCCCGACAGCCTGTCCGCCCATATCGACGGCAACAGCTGGACCATCCCGCCGGTGTTCGGCTGGCTGGCGAAGGCCGGCGGCGTCGATCCCGCCGACATGCCGCGCACCTTCAACTGCGGCATCGGCATGGTCTTGGTGGTCGCCCCCGGCGCTGTCGAGGCCGTCACCGATGCACTGGAGCAGGCCGGCGAGCACGTCTTCCAGATCGGCCGCATGGTCGCCCGCGAAGAGGCCGGCAAGCCCGTGCTGATCGACGGTCTGGAGGCACGGTGGAACGGCTGAAGGTCGCGGTGCTGATCTCCGGCCGGGGCAGCAACCTGCAATCGCTGATCGATGCCTGCGCGGCCGCGGATTTCCCGGCGGAGATCGTGCTGGTGCTGTCCAACAAGGCCGACGCCTATGGGCTGGTGCGCGCCGAACAGGCCGGCATCCCGACGAAAGCGATCTCGCACAAGGACTTCCCCGACCGCGACAGCTTCGACGCCGCCGTGCATGATTCCATCGCCGCTGCCGGGGCCAATTTCGTCTGCCTCGCCGGTTTCATGCGGCTGCTGACCCCCGGCTTCGTCGGCAAATGGCACGACCGCATGCTGAACATCCACCCCTCGCTGCTGCCCGCCTTCAAGGGGTTGCACAGCCATGAGCGCGCCATCGAGGCCGGTTGCCGCTTCACCGGCTGCACGGTGCATTTCGTGCGCGCCGAGATGGATGACGGCCCCATCCTCGTGCAGGCCGCCGTGCCGATCCACCAGGACGACACGCCGGACGACCTGTCCGCCCGCGTGCTGGCGGCGGAGCATCGCTGCTACCCGCTGGCGCTGCGCCTGGTCGCCGAAGGCCGCGTGACCATCGCCGGCATGCGCGTGCTGGTCGATGGCATCGCCTCGCCCGCCGAGCCTGCGATCAACCCGCTGGGGTAGGGTTCTCCCCTCACTCGGCAGCGGCCAGATTCGCTTCTCGCCCCCACCTCACTCTGTCCGTCACCCCCGCATTTATTGCGGGGGTCCAGGCTTCCGCTTGCTGGATCGTATACCGAGTAAACCGAACCCTGGATTCCCGGGACAAGCCCGGGAATGACGGCTGGTGCAGTTGCAATGAAGAGCGAACTCATCTTCCTTCCCTCTCCCCTTGCGGGAGAGGGTTGCGCAGCCTTGTAAGCGAAGCGAGCTAGGCGGAGCTGGGTGAGGGGGTAACGGCGCCGGTAACGGCTACTTCTTGCGCTTGTCGCGGAACCGCTTCGCAGCACCTTCAAGGTCCGTCTGCTTGCCGCGTGCGACCGACAGCGCGTCCGCCGGCACGTCCTTGGTGATGGTGCTGCCCGCCGCCACCATGGCGCCGTCGCCCACTTTTACCGGGGCGACCAGCGCCGAATTGGAGCCGATGAACACCCCCGCGCCGATCTCCGTGCGGTGCTTGGCGAAGCCGTCATAATTGCAGGTGATGGTCCCCGCGCCGATATTCGTGCCGGCACCGATGGAGGCATCGCCGAGATAGGTCAGGTGATTGGCCTTCGCCCCCTTGCCGAGGCTGGCGTTCTTCACCTCGACGAAATTACCGATATGGGCATCCGGCCCGATGACAGCACCCGGCCGCAGCCGCGCATAGGGGCCGACCACCGCGCCGCTTTCCACTATCGCCCCTTCCAGATGGCTGAAGGCCCGGATCTCGACCTTGTCCGCCACTGTGACACCGGGGCCGAACACGCAGAACGGCCCGATGGTCACGTCACGGCCCAGCACCGTATCCCAGCAGAGATGGACGCTGTCCGGGTCGGTCAGCGTCGCGCCATTCTCCATCGCCCGGCGGCGCAGCGCCTGCTGCGCGATCTTCTCCGCCGCCGCCAGATCCATGCGGGTGTCGATGCCCATGACCTCCGCCTCCGGACATTCCACCACGGCGCAGGACTGGCCCCGCGACCGCGCCGCCGCAACGATATCGGTCAGGTAATATTCGCCCTTGGCATTGCCGTTGCCGATGTCGCCCAGCAAGTCACTCAGCAAGGCCGCATTAATAGCCATATAGCCGCCATTACAGAGAGTTATGGCGCGTTCTTTAGGCGATGCATCGGCGAATTCCACGATCCGCTCCAACCCGCCGGCGGCCCCTGCAACCAGCCGGCCGTAGCGTGCCGGATCGGCCGGACGGAACCCGACCACCACCACGGCGGCCCCGGCCTCGCGCTTTGCCAGCATGGCGCGCAGCGTGGCCTCGGAGACGAAAGGGTCGCCACCGGCCAGCGTCAGAACCGTGCCCTCATCGAACCCTTCCAGCGCCGGCAGCGCCGCCATCACCGCATGGCCGGTGCCGAGCGGCGGGTCCTGCACAGCGGTCGGATACGGCGCCACCGCCTTCGCCACACCTTCCCCTTCCTTGCCCGTCACCACGACGATGCGGGCGGGATTCAGCGCCTCGACCGTCGCCAGCAGATGGCGGATCATCGGCCGCCCGGCGATCGGGTGCAGCACCTTCGGCAGGTCGGACTTCATCCGTGTGCCCTTGCCGGCGGCGAGGATCACGGCGGCGACAGGCTGGCTCGGCTGGTAATCGTTCATCGTCAAAGACCTTGGAGCATCGGGACTTCCGGTTCTATCGTTGCGCGCCCTTCGCAGCAACGACCTTGAGTACATCATGCCCCGCACCATTCTCGCCTTCGACCTCGACGGCACGCTGATCGACAGCGCCCCAGACCTGTGCACCTCCCTGAACCGGCTGCTGGCGGAACTGGGCCGCCCGCCGGTCACGCTGGCGCAGGTGACGGAGAGATTCGCCGGCGATGGCGTGCGGCTGCTGGTCGGCCGCGCCCTTGCCGCGACCGGTGATGAGGCATCGGAAGAAGAAACCAACCGTCATGTCACGCGGTTCCTCGCCCTCTACGAGGCTATCCCCGTGACCCCGGCACAGCTCTATCCCGGCGTGGATGAGACGCTGGCGCGGCTGAAGGCGGACGGGTTCCGGCTCGGCCTCTGCACCAACAAGCCGCAACAGGCGACCGAAATCCTGCTGCCACAGCTTGGGCTTGGCGGGCTGTTCCATTGCGTGGTCGGCGGCGATGCGCTGCCGGTGCGCAAGCCCGATGCCGGCCATCTGCGCGCCGTGATCGAGCGGCTGGGCGGCACGCAGGCCAACAGCGTGATGATCGGCGACAATGATAACGACGCCGCCGTCGCGGCGGGCTGCGGCGTGCCCTTCATCGCCATGGCCTATGGCTATCCGCGCGTGCCGATTGCCGAACTCGGCGCCGCGATTGTACTCGAACGCTTCACCGATCTGCCGACGGCCCTGAAAGCCCTCGATTAAGCCTGCTCATCCAGAAGCGCCACCACCTTCTCGGCGATTGCCAGCGAGGAGGTGACACCCGGCGATTCGATACCATAGAGCGCCACATGATTGGCGATGCCATGGTCCTGCGGCCCCTGGATCATGAAATCCTTCGCCGGTTCGCCCGGCGCCTGGATCTTCGGGCGGATGCCGGCATAGCCGGGCTGCAGCGACCCATCGGGCAGGCCCGGCCAGTATTTGCGCACGGCGGCGTAGAATTTCTCCGCCCGGCCCGGATCGACATCGTAATCGATGGCATCGATCCATTCGACATCCGGTCCGAAACGGCACTGCCCGCCCAGATCCAGCGTCACATGCACGCCGAGGCCCGCCTGTTCCGGCGCCGGATAGATCAGCCGGCTGAACGGCGTCTTCACGCCGGACAGCGTGTAGTAATTACCCTTGCAGAAATAGGCCGGCGGCACGGTCTCCGCCGGGATGCCCTCGATGGCCCGGCCCAGCGCCTGCGCGTACAGCCCCGCCGCGTTCACCAATATGTCGCAGGAGAGCGCCATCGGGCTGTCGCCGCCGGTCTCGATCTCGAAACCGCCCCCATTGCGCCCTGGGCCTCTGACCCGGCCCGACAGGACCGGCGTGTGGAAGGCCAGCATGGCGCCGTGATCCTCCGCCTCGCCCTGCAAGGCGAGCATGTAGGCATGGGTGTCGAGAATACCGGTCGAGGGCGAGATCAGCGCGCCGACGCTCTCCACCGCCGGCTCCATCGCCTTCACCTGTTCGGGCGTCAGCCAGTCCAGATCCGGCACGCCATTTTCCGCCGCGCGCTGCCTGATCTGTTCCAGCGCCGGCATCTGGTCGTCCGAGGTGGCGACAATCAGCTTGCCCATGCGGCTATAGGGAACGCCGCGGCTTTCCATATAGTCGTAGAGCAGATGCTTGCCGCGCACGCACAGCTCCGCCTTCAGGCTGCCCGGCGCGTAATAGATGCCGGCATGCACCACCTCGGAATGGCGGGAGCTGGTCTCGGTGCCGATGGCCTCGGTCTTTTCCAGCAGGATCACCTCGCGGCCGGACAGCGCCAGCTCGCGGGCGATGGCGAGGCCGACCACGCCGGCGCCGACCACGATGCATTCGACATGATCGCTCATCGCCGTCCGCTCCCCGGCTGCCGGGAATATTTGCCGCGTTTCCGCGGTTTCGCTACTGTCAGGGAAATACAAGCAGGGGTCACTGTCGATGCCACTCGATATCGTTCATTCGGTCTGTCCGCACGACTGCCCCAGCACCTGCGCGCTGGAGGTCGAGCGGTTGGATGCCCACACCATCGGGCGGGTGCGGGGCGCGCAGGACAATAGCTACACCGCCGGTGTCGTCTGCGCCAAGACCGCAAGATATGCAGAACGCGTGCATCATCCAGACCGGCTGGTGAAACCCTTGCGCCGCAAGGGCGAAAAAGGTGCCGAAAATAACAGCGCAAACTGGCAGGAAATCAGCTGGGAATCGGCGCTGGACGAGATCGCGGACGGCTTCCTGAAGGCCGCCCAGCGCCATGGCAGCGAGACGGTCTGGCCCTTCTACTATGCCGGCACGATGGGGCTGGTGCAGCGCGACGGCATCAA containing:
- the purM gene encoding phosphoribosylformylglycinamidine cyclo-ligase; translated protein: MAGDETTNQASQDQAAGRNTLTYRDAGVDIDAGDALVEAIKPLAKSTARRGADAALGGFGAAFDLKAAGFTDPILIAATDGVGTKLKVAIDSGHHATVGIDLVAMCVNDLVVQGAEPLFFLDYYATGKLDPAVARDVVFGIAEGCRQAGCALIGGETAEMPGMYGKGDYDLAGFAVGAVERDRLLTGDGAAEGDVLLGLASSGVHSNGYSLVRRVVADLGVDYEFPAPFDMEQTLGAALLAPTRIYVKSCLAAISAGGKDGVKALAHITGGGLVENLPRVFPDSLSAHIDGNSWTIPPVFGWLAKAGGVDPADMPRTFNCGIGMVLVVAPGAVEAVTDALEQAGEHVFQIGRMVAREEAGKPVLIDGLEARWNG
- the purN gene encoding phosphoribosylglycinamide formyltransferase, which produces MERLKVAVLISGRGSNLQSLIDACAAADFPAEIVLVLSNKADAYGLVRAEQAGIPTKAISHKDFPDRDSFDAAVHDSIAAAGANFVCLAGFMRLLTPGFVGKWHDRMLNIHPSLLPAFKGLHSHERAIEAGCRFTGCTVHFVRAEMDDGPILVQAAVPIHQDDTPDDLSARVLAAEHRCYPLALRLVAEGRVTIAGMRVLVDGIASPAEPAINPLG
- the glmU gene encoding bifunctional UDP-N-acetylglucosamine diphosphorylase/glucosamine-1-phosphate N-acetyltransferase GlmU, translated to MNDYQPSQPVAAVILAAGKGTRMKSDLPKVLHPIAGRPMIRHLLATVEALNPARIVVVTGKEGEGVAKAVAPYPTAVQDPPLGTGHAVMAALPALEGFDEGTVLTLAGGDPFVSEATLRAMLAKREAGAAVVVVGFRPADPARYGRLVAGAAGGLERIVEFADASPKERAITLCNGGYMAINAALLSDLLGDIGNGNAKGEYYLTDIVAAARSRGQSCAVVECPEAEVMGIDTRMDLAAAEKIAQQALRRRAMENGATLTDPDSVHLCWDTVLGRDVTIGPFCVFGPGVTVADKVEIRAFSHLEGAIVESGAVVGPYARLRPGAVIGPDAHIGNFVEVKNASLGKGAKANHLTYLGDASIGAGTNIGAGTITCNYDGFAKHRTEIGAGVFIGSNSALVAPVKVGDGAMVAAGSTITKDVPADALSVARGKQTDLEGAAKRFRDKRKK
- the gph gene encoding phosphoglycolate phosphatase (PGP is an essential enzyme in the glycolate salvage pathway in higher organisms (photorespiration in plants). Phosphoglycolate results from the oxidase activity of RubisCO in the Calvin cycle when concentrations of carbon dioxide are low relative to oxygen. This enzyme is a member of the Haloacid Dehalogenase (HAD) superfamily of aspartate-nucleophile hydrolase enzymes (PF00702).); translation: MPRTILAFDLDGTLIDSAPDLCTSLNRLLAELGRPPVTLAQVTERFAGDGVRLLVGRALAATGDEASEEETNRHVTRFLALYEAIPVTPAQLYPGVDETLARLKADGFRLGLCTNKPQQATEILLPQLGLGGLFHCVVGGDALPVRKPDAGHLRAVIERLGGTQANSVMIGDNDNDAAVAAGCGVPFIAMAYGYPRVPIAELGAAIVLERFTDLPTALKALD
- a CDS encoding NAD(P)/FAD-dependent oxidoreductase; translated protein: MSDHVECIVVGAGVVGLAIARELALSGREVILLEKTEAIGTETSSRHSEVVHAGIYYAPGSLKAELCVRGKHLLYDYMESRGVPYSRMGKLIVATSDDQMPALEQIRQRAAENGVPDLDWLTPEQVKAMEPAVESVGALISPSTGILDTHAYMLALQGEAEDHGAMLAFHTPVLSGRVRGPGRNGGGFEIETGGDSPMALSCDILVNAAGLYAQALGRAIEGIPAETVPPAYFCKGNYYTLSGVKTPFSRLIYPAPEQAGLGVHVTLDLGGQCRFGPDVEWIDAIDYDVDPGRAEKFYAAVRKYWPGLPDGSLQPGYAGIRPKIQAPGEPAKDFMIQGPQDHGIANHVALYGIESPGVTSSLAIAEKVVALLDEQA